CGAGCAAACGATACTAATATAGTCCAGTCATCTGGGTGTAAATATTCTGCTGGTGAAGCAACTATATCTGTAGTTCCAATACTTTCAAAAATAAACTTACGACTATCTCCCACTTTACTTAAGTAAGGTTTTACCGTATCTCCTACATATTGCGAAGTGCCAGCACCGGTAAAAACAATACGGATTTTACCATGAGCAGTATCTTTTACCTCTGATAAAAACGTATTGATTCTTTCCTGATTTTCTTTGTAGTAATGAAAAGCTTCTTGCCACAATTCGGGCTGCTGTTTAATTTCGCGGGTAGTAATTTCTGCTCCCATTTTATTTAACTCCGCTGTTGTCAATTGAAACATTATAATCCTCCTTTAATTTACAAATTCCGTCTTACTTTTGTTAATTATCTAATTACCATTGTGGTGCACAATCTTATAGCGAAAATGATCCGCACGGGCAACACTATAAGTAAACTCGATTATTTCATTCGCTTGATTATAAGTTTTGCGCATTAAAGTCAAAACTGGTGCGCCTTCACGAATATCCAAAAATGGTGCATCTTTTGGACGTGCAATATTAGCAAAAAGTTCTTCTTCTGCCACTTTAACTACCTCGTTGTAGTCTTCACGAAAAATATCGTACAATGCTTTATGATTTAAATCCTCTTTTGTCAGAGACAAAAACTTACTTAATGGTAAATAAGTTCTCTCTAGCATTAAGGGTTCGCCATCGGCACTTCTTAAACGTTTCATTTTTATTAACTTTGTTCCTAATTTGACATTAAATTTGTTTGCCAAAAATTTATTTGCTTCAATGGTTTCAAAATCCAAAACATTTGTCTCAGGATGGCGTCCCAAAGATTTCATCTGCTCAGTAAAACTATACATACTTTGCAAATTAAAACTGGACTCTTTCAAGTCGGATACAAAAGTTCCCTTGCCATGTTGGCGATAAATATAGCCAATTTTTTCCAATTCTTGTAACGCCAAACGAACAGTGGTGCGGCTTAAACCATACACATCTGATAGTTCCCGTTCAGAAGGCAGCATCATATTCGCTTCATATTCATTTTCAATTTTTTCTTTTAATAATTCGACTAACTGATCATACAAGGGTTGTTTTTTTGCTCGGGTCATATGACACCTCCTTTAACTGGTTACTACCACGATATGAGTTTATCTTTTATAAGCACTAAAGTCAATAGAAATAACAAATAAAACGCTTTATTTTTTTGTTTGATCTAGACCACTATTAAAAAAATACCACTTATCAACGAAAGATAAGTGGTATAATCTGTCAAAGATTTTTATGGCCAAATATTCGGCCAGATGCCAAAACCAGAACCTACTAAACCAATTACCAATAGCAACAGGATACATTTTAAAGGTGTCCAGCCACGTTTTGATAATAAGAAGTATAAAAGTAACGTCATTGCTAATGGAATCATTTGTGGTAAAATACCATCTAATATTTTTTGAATATCAATGGTAACAGGAGTTGTTTCGTTGCGGTTAAATGTTACTTCAAAATCCCCAGAAGGTAATTCAACTACACCTAACGCTTTTTCTCCTTCAGCTGCTGCTTGTACTTCTTCTGTTAATTTACCAGTATCATCTTTTTTGTAAATATATTCATCGTATTTGTGCTCTTCTCCAGCAGGGACAACTGTTGTTACAGAATGAACAGTATTTGTTTCCCCATTAGGAACTTGGACATTAACTTTTGTTGCACCATAAACACAAGTTAAAGAACCCACGACGAAGATACCTAAAATACTTGCTGCACGTGTAAACTCTTTGGCATTTTCTGTTAAAACACCAATTGCGTCTGTTCCTAATTTGTAGGACCAATTCATTAAGAAGAAACGTAGCGCAAATTGCGCAATGTTGAAAACTAG
The genomic region above belongs to Enterococcus saigonensis and contains:
- a CDS encoding PTS system mannose/fructose/sorbose family transporter subunit IID, which encodes MAYNIPDTYQDQSVGETLDKKTLNKMVWRSLFLQASFNYERMQAGGWLYGILPGLKKIHKNKDDLAASMSHNLEFFNTHPFLVTFVMGIVLSLEQNKADIPTIRAVRVAAMGPLGGIGDALFWFTLVPITAGITSNMAISGNIAAPFIFLLVFNIAQFALRFFLMNWSYKLGTDAIGVLTENAKEFTRAASILGIFVVGSLTCVYGATKVNVQVPNGETNTVHSVTTVVPAGEEHKYDEYIYKKDDTGKLTEEVQAAAEGEKALGVVELPSGDFEVTFNRNETTPVTIDIQKILDGILPQMIPLAMTLLLYFLLSKRGWTPLKCILLLLVIGLVGSGFGIWPNIWP
- a CDS encoding GntR family transcriptional regulator, producing MTRAKKQPLYDQLVELLKEKIENEYEANMMLPSERELSDVYGLSRTTVRLALQELEKIGYIYRQHGKGTFVSDLKESSFNLQSMYSFTEQMKSLGRHPETNVLDFETIEANKFLANKFNVKLGTKLIKMKRLRSADGEPLMLERTYLPLSKFLSLTKEDLNHKALYDIFREDYNEVVKVAEEELFANIARPKDAPFLDIREGAPVLTLMRKTYNQANEIIEFTYSVARADHFRYKIVHHNGN